One segment of Calypte anna isolate BGI_N300 chromosome 4A, bCalAnn1_v1.p, whole genome shotgun sequence DNA contains the following:
- the LGI2 gene encoding leucine-rich repeat LGI family member 2 → MFSHLPSLQLLLLNSNSFTVIRDDAFAGLFHLEYLFIEGNKIETISRNAFRGLRDLTHLSLANNHLKALPRDVFSDLDSLIELDLRGNKFECDCKAKWLFLWLKMTNSTVSDVLCIGPAEYQDKKLNDVTSFDYECTTTDFVVHQILPYQSVSVDTFNSKSDVFVAIAQPSMENCMVLEWDHIEMNFRSYDNITGQSIVGCKAILVGDQVFVVVAQLFGGSHIYKYDESWTKFVKFQDIEVSRISKPNDIELFEIDNEMFFVIADSSKAGLSTVYKWNNKGFYSYQSLHEWFRDTDAEFLDIDGKSHLILSSRSQVPIILQWNKASKKFVPHSEIPNMEDVLAVKSFRMQDNLYLTLTRFIGDSRVMKWNSKQFVEIQALPSRGAMTLQPFSFKNNYYLALGSDYTFSQIYQWDGEKKIFRLFKEIYVQAPRSFTAVSTDRRDFFFASSFKGNTQIFEHIIIDLSL, encoded by the exons ATGTTTTCTCAcctgccctccctgcagctgct CTTGCTGAACTCCAACTCCTTCACTGTTATACGAGATGATGCCTTTGCTGGTCTCTTTCATCTAGAATATCT ATTCattgaaggaaacaaaattgaAACCATTTCAAGAAATGCATTTCGTGGCCTTCGAGACCTGACTCACCT TTCTTTGGCCAATAACCATCTCAAAGCTCTGCCAAGGGATGTCTTCAGTGATTTAGATTCTTTAATTGAACT AGATTTAAGGGGAAATAAATTTGAGTGTGACTGCAAAGCCAAGTGGTTGTTTTTGTGGTTAAAGATGACAAATTCCACTGTTTCTGATGTCCTGTGTATTGGTCCAGCAGAATATCAGGATAAGAAGTTAAATGATGTGACAAGTTTTGATTATGAATGCACCACTACAG ATTTTGTTGTTCACCAGATTTTGCCCTACCAGTCAGTTTCAGTGGATACATTCAACTCAAAGAGTGATGTGTTCGTGGCCATTGCACAGCCCAGCATGGAGAACTGCATGGTGCTCGAGTGGGATCACATTGAAATGAATTTCAGGAGTTATGACAATATCACAG GTCAGTCCATAGTGGGATGTAAAGCCATTCTCGTTGGTGACCAAGTCTTTGTGGTGGTGGCACAGCTCTTTGGTGGCTCACACATTTACAAGTATGATGAAAGCTGGACAAAGTTTGTCAAATTCCAGGACATCGAGGTATCTCGCATTTCCAAGCCGAACGATATAGAGCTTTTTGAGATAGacaatgaaatgttttttgtcATAGCAGATAGCTCTAAAGCAGGTTTGTCAACAGTGTACAAGTGGAACAACAAAGGATTTTACTCATACCAGTCCCTTCACGAGTGGTTCAGGGACACTGATGCAGAGTTTCTCGATATAGATGGGAAGTCACATTTAATCCTCTCAAGCCGCTCGCAGGTTCCCATAATACTCCAGTGGAACAAAGCTTCCAAAAAGTTTGTTCCACACAGTGAAATCCCCAACATGGAAGATGTTTTGGCTGTGAAGAGTTTCAGGATGCAAGATAATCTGTACCTCACGCTCACGAGATTCATTGGTGACTCCAGAGTTATGAAATGGAATAGCAAACAGTTTGTGGAGATCCAGGCTCTTCCATCCCGAGGAGCCATGACACTGCAGCCTTTCTCCTTCAAGAACAACTACTACCTAGCCTTGGGAAGTGACTATACCTTCTCCCAGATTTACCAGTGGGAtggtgaaaagaaaatcttcagattatttaaagaaatctaTGTGCAAGCACCAAGGTCTTTCACAGCTGTGTCAACCGATCGAAGAgattttttctttgcctcaagTTTTAAAGGAAACACTCAAATATTTGAACATATCATCATTGACTTGAGTTTATGA